In Malus sylvestris chromosome 16, drMalSylv7.2, whole genome shotgun sequence, the following are encoded in one genomic region:
- the LOC126607419 gene encoding protein SPIRAL1-like 1 has translation MGRGVSSGGGQSSLNYLFGSGEAPKPAANNAQAAPVPNEGRAVSNEPASKPTAPAPPPEPVDITKAIPAGIHSTSTNNYMRADGQNTGNFITDRPSTKVHAAPGGGSSLGYLFGGPGGN, from the exons ATGGGTCGCGGAGTTAGCAGCGGTGGGGGTCAGAGTTCTTTGAACTATCTTTTTGGGAGTGGAGAGGCTCCGAAACCAGCTGCCAACAATGCTCAAGCTGCGCCAGTTCCAAATGAAGGGAGGGCTGTGAGCAATGAGCCTGCTTCCAAGCCTACTGCTCCTGCTCCTCCTCCTGAACCAGTTGATATCACCAAGGCTATTCCTGCTGGTATCCATAGCACCTCCACAAACAACTACATGCGTGCAGATGGCCAGAACACCGGAAACTTCATTACG GACCGACCCTCGACCAAGGTCCATGCTGCCCCAGGTGGTGGATCTTCTCTGGGTTACCTCTTCGGTGGACCAGGTGGTAACTGA
- the LOC126607417 gene encoding pre-mRNA-splicing factor ATP-dependent RNA helicase DEAH10 yields the protein MAPGQGRPNNSMKSPNRQFSAGSGNGNVDALATKRKALAQHRKSLPIASVENRLIEEVRKHDTLIIVGETGSGKTTQLPQFLFNAGFSGDGKVIGVTQPRRVAAMTVAKRVAEECGGNLGQKVGYSIRFEDVTSSSTRIKYMTDGLLLREALLDPYLSRYSVIIVDEAHERTVQTDVLLGLLKNVQDARSKSLNNLQNTKNQKTNNDMQSKENGAQGFRFLKQYQGRTPLKLIIMSASLDAKIFSEYFGGARAVHIQGRQFPVDIFYTHHSIQDYLDASLTTILQIHLEEGPGDILVFLTGQEEIESAERLVKERLKQLPENSKKLVAVPIYSSLSSEHQMRVFAPAPPGFRKVILATNIAETSLTISGIKYVVDPGFVKARYYDPNKGLESLVVVPVSKAQALQRSGRAGREGPGKCFRLYPEDQFGKLEDSTKPEIKRCNLSNVILQLKALGVDDITGFDFIEKPSRLAIVKSLEQLFVLGALTDDCKLSNPVGIQMARLPLDPIYSKALIVASEFNCLEEMLISVAMLSVESIFFNPRDKIEEVRTAQKSFASPEGDHLTLVNVYRASNEFLEKRSGLSKEKREKAFRKWCKDNFIHSRSLTNARDIHRQIRGHVEQMGLRITSCGDDVLQFCRCLAASFFLNAALKQPDGTYRALANGEVVSIHPSSVLRNRPECLIYNELVETSRKFIRNTTRIDFLWLTELAPQFYAMQN from the exons ATGGCTCCAGGCCAAGGACGGCCGAACAACTCCATGAAAAGCCCTAACCGCCAATTCTCCGCCGGCAGCGGCAACGGCAACGTCGATGCCCTCGCCACCAA GAGGAAAGCGCTCGCGCAGCACAGGAAGTCCCTCCCAATCGCTTCTG TTGAAAATCGGCTAATCGAGGAGGTTCGGAAGCACGATACTTTGATTATTGTTGGCGAAACTGGAAGCGGAAAAACAACAC AATTACCTCAGTTTTTGTTCAATGCTGGGTTTTCCGGGGACGGGAAAGTCATTGGGGTAACTCAACCTAGGCGTGTGGCTGCAATGACTGTGGCAAAGCGGGTTGCTGAGGAATGTGGCGGTAATTTGGGTCAGAAGGTTGGTTACTCCATTAGATTCGAGGACGTGACTTCTAGTTCAACACGGATCAAGTACATGACAGATGGATTGCTGCTGAG GGAAGCACTATTGGATCCATATCTCTCTAGGTATTCAGTTATAATTGTTGATGAAGCTCATGAGAGAACTGTCCAGACAGATGTGCTACTAGGCTTGCTGAAAAATGTCCAAGATGCAAGGTCAAAATCCCTCAACAACCTCCAGAATACTAAAAACCAGAAAACAAACAATGACATGCAGTCGAAAGAAAACGGTGCTCAGGGCTTCCGTTTTCTCAAGCAATACCAAGGAAGGACCCCGTTGAAGTTAATTATCATGTCCGCCAGCTTGGATGCAAAAATTTTCTCTGAGTACTTCGGTGGTGCAAGAGCTGTTCACATCCAAGGGCGACAGTTTCCCGTGGATATATTTTATACACATCATTCTATACAAGATTAtcttgatgcttcattaacCACAATATTGCAG ATTCACCTGGAGGAGGGCCCTGGTGATATACTTGTATTTTTGACGGGTCAAGAAGAAATTGAATCTGCAGAAAGACTTGTCAAAGAAAGACTTAAACAGTTACCAGAAAACAGTAAAAAACTAGTAGCTGTTCCTATATACTCATCTCTTTCGTCAGAACATCAAATGCGAGTTTTTGCACCAGCCCCTCCTGGATTTCGTAAG GTAATATTGGCAACAAATATTGCTGAGACATCATTGACAATATCTGGAATCAAGTATGTTGTAGATCCTGGGTTTGTAAAAGCACGTTACTATGATCCAAACAAAGGGTTGGAATCATTGGTTGTTGTTCCAGTTTCAAAAGCACAGGCTCTTCAAAGGAG TGGGCGTGCTGGAAGAGAAGGACCGGGGAAATGCTTCCGCCTCTACCCAGAAGATCAATTTGGCAAACTTGAGGATTCGACAAAGCCAGAGATCAAGCGATGCAAcctctctaatgtcattttgcaACTTAAGGCGCTGGGTGTTGATGATATCACTGGGTTTGACTTCATAGAAAAACCGTCGAG GTTGGCTATTGTCAAATCACTGGAGCAATTGTTCGTACTGGGTGCTTTGACAGACGACTGCAAATTGTCAAATCCAGTTGGAATCCAAATGGCTCGCCTTCCCTTAGACCCTATTTATTCAAAGGCTCTAATCGTAGCAAGTGAATTCAATTGCCTGGAAGAGATGTTGATAAGTGTTGCAATGCTCTCGGTGGAATCAATATTTTTTAATCCCCGTGACAAAATAGAAGAG GTGAGAACTGCGCAGAAATCCTTTGCCAGTCCAGAGGGAGACCACCTCACTTTGGTTAATGTATATCGAGCATCCAATGAGTTCTTGGAGAAGAGATCAGGTCTTAGTAAAGAGAAGCGTGAAAAAGCATTCCGGAAATGGTGCAAGGATAATTTCATTCATAGTCGCTCCTTGACAAATGCTCGTGACATTCACAG ACAAATTCGAGGGCATGTTGAACAAATGGGTCTCCGTATCACCTCTTGTGGGGATGATGTGCTTCAGTTTTGCAGATGTCTTGCCGCTTCTTTCTTCCTCAATGCAGCTTTAAAGCAGCCTGATGGAACATACAG GGCTTTAGCAAATGGTGAGGTGGTTTCTATCCACCCGTCTTCTGTGTTAAGAAATAGACCAGAGTGCCTAATTTACAATGAACTGGTCGAAACTAGTAGAAAATTCATCCGCAACACAACTAGAATCGACTTTTTGTGGTTAACTGAGCTTGCTCCTCAATTCTATGCCATGCAGAATTGA
- the LOC126609422 gene encoding cell division control protein 48 homolog B — MESHGSTSCSSSNNTNKEQWRAEDAIAGNAEALRALRELIIYPLLYSRQAQKLGLKWPRGLLLYGPPGTGKTSLVRAVVRECGAHLIVISPHSVHKAHAGESEKFLREAFAEATSRTLSGKPSVIFIDEIDALCPRRDSRREQDVRIASQLFTLMDSKTSSASVPQVVVVASTNRAEAIDPALRRSGRFDVEVEVTTPTEEERFQILKLYTRKVPLDPNVELQGIAASCNGFVGADLEALCREAAMSAIKRHSDANKDAGAFSLTIEDWKHARSVVSPSITRGVTVEVPKVTWEDIGGLNDLKKKLQQAVEWPIKYASVFSRLGISPMRGILLYGPPGCSKTTLAKAAAHAAQASFFSLSGAELFSMYVGEGEALLRNTFRRARLAAPSIVFFDEADVVAAKRGGSSSNSSTVGERLLSTLLTEMDGLEEAKGVFVLAATNRPHAIDAALVRPGRFDLVLFVQPPDLEGRYEILQVHTRNMRVGDDVDLKRIAKDTEHFTGAELEGLCREAGIVALREDISATFVCNRHFQTAKDSLKPALTKADVDSYLAFGIA, encoded by the exons ATGGAAAGCCATGGCAGCACCTCGTGTAGCAGCAGCAACAACACCAACAAGGAGCAATGGAGAGCGGAAGACGCCATAGCCGGCAACGCCGAAGCTCTCCGAGCTCTCAGAGAACTCATCATCTACCCTCTCCTCTATTCCCGTCAAGCCCAAAAGCTCGGTCTCAAA TGGCCTCGGGGTTTGCTCCTCTACGGCCCTCCCGGCACCGGAAAG ACAAGCTTGGTACGAGCTGTGGTTAGGGAATGTGGTGCACATTTAATTGTCATTAG TCCACATTCTGTCCACAAAGCACATGCCGGAGAAAGTGAGAAATTTTTACGGGAGGCTTTTGCAGAGGCTACCTCACGTACATTGTCAGGCAAGCCATCTGTTATCTTTATAGATGAAATAGATGCACTCTGTCCTCGCCGTGATTCTAG AAGAGAGCAAGATGTTCGTATTGCCTCACAACTCTTTACGCTGATGGACTCCAAGACATCCTCAGCATCAGTACCACAGGTTGTGGTTGTTGCATCCACCAACAG AGCAGAAGCAATCGATCCAGCACTCAGAAGGTCTGGGCGGTTTGATGTTGAAGTTGAAGTTACTACACCTACTGAAGAAGAACGCTTTCAAATTCTAAAG CTCTACACAAGAAAAGTTCCTTTGGATCCCAACGTTGAGCTACAAGGCATAGCTGCATCTTGCAATGGATTTGTTGGGGCGGACCTGGAAGCTTTATGTCGTGAGGCTGCTATGTCTGCAATTAAAAGACATTCAGATGCAAATAAAGATGCTGGTGCGTTTAGCTTAACAATAGAAGACTGGAAGCATGCAAGGTCTGTGGTTAGTCCAAGTATAACAAGAGGTGTCACAGTGGAAGTTCCCAAGGTGACATGGGAAGACATAGGAGGGTTGAATGATTTAAAG AAAAAGCTCCAGCAAGCTGTTGAGTGGCCCATTAAATATGCTTCTGTGTTTTCAAGGCTGGGAATATCACCCATGCGTGGAATTCTTCTTTATGGTCCTCCGGGATGCTCGAAAACCACTCTTGCTAAAGCCGCTGCACATGCTGCCCAAGCTTCGTTTTTTTCTTTGAG TGGTGCAGAATTGTTTTCAATGTACGTTGGAGAGGGTGAAGCTTTGCTGCGTAATACCTTTCGGAGAGCTCGCCTTGCAGCACCCAGCATAGTATTCTTTGATGAGGCGGATGTTGTTGCTGCCAAAAG AGGTGGGAGTTCAAGCAACAGCAGTACTGTTGGAGAAAGGCTTCTTTCTACTTTGCTGACCGAAATGGATGGTTTAGAAGAGGCTAAG GGAGTCTTTGTTTTGGCTGCTACAAACCGTCCTCATGCAATTGATGCTGCACTAGTTCGCCCTGGACGCTTTGATTTG GTGCTCTTTGTACAACCACCAGATTTAGAAGGTCGATATGAGATACTTCAGGTACATACTCGTAACATGAGAGTAGGAGATGATGTTGATCTCAAACGCATAGCAAAAGATACTGAGCACTTCACAGGAGCGGAGCTGGAGGGTCTATGCAGGGAAGCAGGAATAGTAGCTCTGAGGGAAGACATATCAGCCACTTTTGTTTGTAATCGTCATTTCCAGACTGCAAAAGATTCGTTAAAGCCAGCATTAACGAAAGCAGACGTCGATTCATATTTGGCTTTTGGTATTGCTTAA
- the LOC126607418 gene encoding ubiquinone biosynthesis protein COQ4 homolog, mitochondrial-like isoform X3: MLGSARVRLNRWQQVAVAVCSAAGALLDPSRADLIAALGETTGKPAFERVLERMKRSPEGRAILLEQPRVISVNVGYAWDLPENTFGATYAKFMGSRNFSPDDRPPVRFMETDELPYVAMRAREVHDFWHTLFGLPTNLMGESALKVIEFEQMYLPMCLMSVIGGSARFNGKQRKLFLQHYFPWAVRAGMQCTDLMCVYYEQHFHEDLDYVRRKWGIIPAPAPPKQA, encoded by the exons ATGTTAGGAAGTGCTCGTGTTCGGCTGAACCGGTGGCAGCAGGTGGCTGTTGCGGTATGTTCAGCTGCGGGTGCATTGCTGGACCCAAGCAGAGCTGATCTCATTGCAGCTCTTGGAGAGACTACTGGGAAGCCTGCATTTGAGAGAGTTCTCGAAAGAATGAAGAGGAGCCCTGAAGGCAGA GCCATACTGTTGGAGCAACCCCGTGTAATATCTGTAAATGTGGGTTATGCATGGGATCTACCAGAAAACACATTTGGCGCCACCTATGCAAAGTTCATGGGATCCAGGAACTTCTCGCCAGATGATCGACCGCCTGTGCGGTTCATGGAGACAGATGAGCTTCCATATGTGGCCATGAGGGCTCGGGAGGTGCACGACTTCTGGCACACGCTTTTTGGCCTTCCGACGAACTTGATGGGGGAGTCAGCACTGAAGGTAATAGAGTTTGAGCAAATGTACCTTCCCATGTGCTTGATGTCCGTCATAGGGGGATCGGCGAGATTCAACGGTAAGCAAAGGAAATTGTTCCTTC aacacTACTTCCCTTGGGCCGTCCGAGCTGGAATGCAGTGCACAGATCTAATGTGCGTGTATTACGAGCAGCACTTTCACGAGGATTTGGATTATGTTCGGAGAAAGTGGGGTATAATTCCTGCCCCTGCTCCTCCTAAACAAGCCTGA
- the LOC126609046 gene encoding uncharacterized protein LOC126609046 isoform X2: MCGIALIIWGIRFDLSSLLLNPTPPLPNSDQLAFAIDDLRKALRRRGPDSLGSTKLLLHSAVSNRLPVREIVSSIEGVVKEEAGREGDEGKCFSLENDRTPHLHTHFSTVPSSSAELHFLGATLQLRGVSPVVQPLIDSDKNILVFNGEIFGGIDIGRDENDGEVLLQLLVQCCSGSVPDVLSRIKGPWAIIYWQESSKTLWFARDAFGRRSLLVHWPTLEDSRFLLSSVSPFSSNERSFDFEAENGTTKLNFWEELRCGIYSISMNAPGLDGILVGEVQKHEWTNGVLEELIKWERTYVERKPEDLHISHSKTLTGKRDMHSVNSGSIQASISVPAQAVLIALRESVRRRSSLHTIFQAGRHDMEQEFVPVAVLFSGGLDSMIIAALLHECLDPSYDIDLLNVSFDGRSAPDRISARAGVSELRRIAPSRKWKLVEIDAELSTLTFETKHVMSLINPANTYMDLNIGIALWLAAGGDGWVYEENTNYNDEDCQCVKYKSKARILLVGSGADEQCAGYGRHRTKYRSGGWRALNDEMKLDMQRIWKRNLGRDDRCIADNGKEARFPFLDEDVIRILLGFPLWEVANLDQPCGIGDKKILRGVAELLGLYEAASLPKRAIQFGSRIARESNRKNYGSNRAANQASAGSAVIHKRLD, translated from the exons ATGTGCGGAATCGCTTTGATCATCTGGGGAATTCGTTTTGATCTGTCGTCCCTGCTTCTCAATCCTACACCTCCACTCCCCAACTCCGACCAA CTTGCGTTCGCCATTGACGATCTAAGAAAAGCTTTGCGGAGGAGGGGTCCCGATAGCTTAGGCAGCACGAAACTTCTTCTCCATTCAGCCGTTTCGAATCGTCTCCCGGTGCGGGAAATTGTGTCTTCCATTGAGGGGGTAGTAAAGGAGGAGGCTGGTCGCGAAGGCGATGAAGGCAAATGTTTCTCTTTGGAAAATGATCGAACGCCTCATCTGCATACCCATTTCAGCACCGTTCCCAGTTCGTCTGCTGAGTTGCACTTCCTGGGTGCCACTTTGCAGCTCAGGGGAGTAAGCCCTGTGGTTCAGCCATTGATAGATTCGGATAAGAATATCCTTGTTTTTAATG GTGAAATCTTTGGGGGCATAGACATTGGTAGAGATGAGAACGATGGTGAAGTTCTTTTGCAGTTGCTGGTACAGTGCTGTTCGGGTTCTGTTCCAGATGTTCTTTCTAGGATCAAAGGGCCTTGGGCTATCATCTATTGGCAG GAAAGTTCAAAAACTCTGTGGTTTGCTCGAGATGCATTTGGTCGGCGGAGTCTTCTTGTTCACTGGCCAACACTGGAGGACTCTCGGTTTCTGCTGTCGTCTGTATCACCTTTTTCTTCAAATGAGCGTTCTTTTG ATTTTGAAGCTGAAAATGGAACTACCAAGCTGAATTTTTGGGAAGAGCTCCGATGTGGAATATACAGTATATCTATGAATGCTCCAGGTCTTGATGGGATTTTGGTTGGTGAAGTGCAAAAACATGAGTGGACAAATGGTGTACTAGAAGAACTGATAAAATGGGAGAGAACTTATGTCGAACGTAAACCTGAAGACTTACACATTTCCCATTCCAAGACTCTGACAGGGAAACGTGATATGCACTCAGTTAATTCAG GATCTATACAAGCTTCAATTTCTGTGCCAGCACAGGCAGTACTGATTGCTTTAAGGGAATCTGTTAGGCGACGCTCTTCACTGCACACAATTTTTCAG GCAGGTAGACATGATATGGAACAGGAATTTGTACCGGTGGCAGTTCTTTTTTCTGGTGGATTAGATTCTATGATAATTGCAGCCTTGTTGCATGAGTGCCTTGATCCGAGCT ATGATATTGATCTACTTAATGTGAGCTTTGATGGTCGGTCTGCTCCTGACAGAATCTCTGCCAGGGCAGGAGTAAGCGAACTGAGAAGAATTGCACCTTCAAGAAA GTGGAAGCTTGTGGAGATCGACGCTGAATTGTCAACATTGACCTTTGAAACAAAGCATGTCATGTCACTCATAAATCCTGCTAACACCTACATG GACCTGAATATAGGAATAGCTTTGTGGCTAGCTGCTGGTGGTGATGGATGGGTATATGAGGAAAATACCAATTATAATGATGAGGATTGTCAATGCGTCAAGTACAAGTCCAAGGCGAGGATTCTTCTTGTTGGTTCAGGTGCAGATGAGCAATGTGCTGGCTATGGTAGGCACAGAACGAAATATAGAAGTGGCGG CTGGCGTGCACTAAACGATGAAATGAAATTGGACATGCAGAGAATTTGGAAAAGAAACCTTGGGAGAGATGATCGGTGCATTGCTGACAATGGCAAGGAG GCAAGGTTTCCGTTTCTGGATGAAGATGTTATAAGAATTTTGCTTGGGTTTCCTCTCTGGGAGGTTGCCAACCTTGATCAACCGTGCGGGATAGGAGATAAGAAGATTCTGAGAGGG GTCGCAGAATTGCTTGGTTTGTATGAAGCTGCTTCTCTGCCTAAAAGAGCTATACAG TTTGGTTCAAGAATTGCAAGGGAATCAAACCGAAAGAATTACGGAAGTAACCGTGCAGCAAATCAAGCATCTGCAGGAAGTGCAGTGATTCACAAACGGTTGGACTGA
- the LOC126607418 gene encoding ubiquinone biosynthesis protein COQ4 homolog, mitochondrial-like isoform X1, translated as MLGSARVRLNRWQQVAVAVCSAAGALLDPSRADLIAALGETTGKPAFERVLERMKRSPEGRAILLEQPRVISVNVGYAWDLPENTFGATYAKFMGSRNFSPDDRPPVRFMETDELPYVAMRAREVHDFWHTLFGLPTNLMGESALKVIEFEQMYLPMCLMSVIGGSARFNGKQRKLFLQHYFPWAHYLNLYAPLTKLQHTSFNKRKFKELSEEGFDVFNTIR; from the exons ATGTTAGGAAGTGCTCGTGTTCGGCTGAACCGGTGGCAGCAGGTGGCTGTTGCGGTATGTTCAGCTGCGGGTGCATTGCTGGACCCAAGCAGAGCTGATCTCATTGCAGCTCTTGGAGAGACTACTGGGAAGCCTGCATTTGAGAGAGTTCTCGAAAGAATGAAGAGGAGCCCTGAAGGCAGA GCCATACTGTTGGAGCAACCCCGTGTAATATCTGTAAATGTGGGTTATGCATGGGATCTACCAGAAAACACATTTGGCGCCACCTATGCAAAGTTCATGGGATCCAGGAACTTCTCGCCAGATGATCGACCGCCTGTGCGGTTCATGGAGACAGATGAGCTTCCATATGTGGCCATGAGGGCTCGGGAGGTGCACGACTTCTGGCACACGCTTTTTGGCCTTCCGACGAACTTGATGGGGGAGTCAGCACTGAAGGTAATAGAGTTTGAGCAAATGTACCTTCCCATGTGCTTGATGTCCGTCATAGGGGGATCGGCGAGATTCAACGGTAAGCAAAGGAAATTGTTCCTTCAACACTACTTCCCTTGGgcacactacctcaacctatatgctccactcacaaagcttcaacatacaagcttcaacaaaagaaaattcaaagaacttagcgaagaaggctttgatgtatttaacacaatacgttga
- the LOC126609046 gene encoding uncharacterized protein LOC126609046 isoform X1, with amino-acid sequence MCGIALIIWGIRFDLSSLLLNPTPPLPNSDQLAFAIDDLRKALRRRGPDSLGSTKLLLHSAVSNRLPVREIVSSIEGVVKEEAGREGDEGKCFSLENDRTPHLHTHFSTVPSSSAELHFLGATLQLRGVSPVVQPLIDSDKNILVFNGEIFGGIDIGRDENDGEVLLQLLVQCCSGSVPDVLSRIKGPWAIIYWQESSKTLWFARDAFGRRSLLVHWPTLEDSRFLLSSVSPFSSNERSFDFEAENGTTKLNFWEELRCGIYSISMNAPGLDGILVGEVQKHEWTNGVLEELIKWERTYVERKPEDLHISHSKTLTGKRDMHSVNSGTEPLKSGSIQASISVPAQAVLIALRESVRRRSSLHTIFQAGRHDMEQEFVPVAVLFSGGLDSMIIAALLHECLDPSYDIDLLNVSFDGRSAPDRISARAGVSELRRIAPSRKWKLVEIDAELSTLTFETKHVMSLINPANTYMDLNIGIALWLAAGGDGWVYEENTNYNDEDCQCVKYKSKARILLVGSGADEQCAGYGRHRTKYRSGGWRALNDEMKLDMQRIWKRNLGRDDRCIADNGKEARFPFLDEDVIRILLGFPLWEVANLDQPCGIGDKKILRGVAELLGLYEAASLPKRAIQFGSRIARESNRKNYGSNRAANQASAGSAVIHKRLD; translated from the exons ATGTGCGGAATCGCTTTGATCATCTGGGGAATTCGTTTTGATCTGTCGTCCCTGCTTCTCAATCCTACACCTCCACTCCCCAACTCCGACCAA CTTGCGTTCGCCATTGACGATCTAAGAAAAGCTTTGCGGAGGAGGGGTCCCGATAGCTTAGGCAGCACGAAACTTCTTCTCCATTCAGCCGTTTCGAATCGTCTCCCGGTGCGGGAAATTGTGTCTTCCATTGAGGGGGTAGTAAAGGAGGAGGCTGGTCGCGAAGGCGATGAAGGCAAATGTTTCTCTTTGGAAAATGATCGAACGCCTCATCTGCATACCCATTTCAGCACCGTTCCCAGTTCGTCTGCTGAGTTGCACTTCCTGGGTGCCACTTTGCAGCTCAGGGGAGTAAGCCCTGTGGTTCAGCCATTGATAGATTCGGATAAGAATATCCTTGTTTTTAATG GTGAAATCTTTGGGGGCATAGACATTGGTAGAGATGAGAACGATGGTGAAGTTCTTTTGCAGTTGCTGGTACAGTGCTGTTCGGGTTCTGTTCCAGATGTTCTTTCTAGGATCAAAGGGCCTTGGGCTATCATCTATTGGCAG GAAAGTTCAAAAACTCTGTGGTTTGCTCGAGATGCATTTGGTCGGCGGAGTCTTCTTGTTCACTGGCCAACACTGGAGGACTCTCGGTTTCTGCTGTCGTCTGTATCACCTTTTTCTTCAAATGAGCGTTCTTTTG ATTTTGAAGCTGAAAATGGAACTACCAAGCTGAATTTTTGGGAAGAGCTCCGATGTGGAATATACAGTATATCTATGAATGCTCCAGGTCTTGATGGGATTTTGGTTGGTGAAGTGCAAAAACATGAGTGGACAAATGGTGTACTAGAAGAACTGATAAAATGGGAGAGAACTTATGTCGAACGTAAACCTGAAGACTTACACATTTCCCATTCCAAGACTCTGACAGGGAAACGTGATATGCACTCAGTTAATTCAGGTACAGAACCATTAAAATCAG GATCTATACAAGCTTCAATTTCTGTGCCAGCACAGGCAGTACTGATTGCTTTAAGGGAATCTGTTAGGCGACGCTCTTCACTGCACACAATTTTTCAG GCAGGTAGACATGATATGGAACAGGAATTTGTACCGGTGGCAGTTCTTTTTTCTGGTGGATTAGATTCTATGATAATTGCAGCCTTGTTGCATGAGTGCCTTGATCCGAGCT ATGATATTGATCTACTTAATGTGAGCTTTGATGGTCGGTCTGCTCCTGACAGAATCTCTGCCAGGGCAGGAGTAAGCGAACTGAGAAGAATTGCACCTTCAAGAAA GTGGAAGCTTGTGGAGATCGACGCTGAATTGTCAACATTGACCTTTGAAACAAAGCATGTCATGTCACTCATAAATCCTGCTAACACCTACATG GACCTGAATATAGGAATAGCTTTGTGGCTAGCTGCTGGTGGTGATGGATGGGTATATGAGGAAAATACCAATTATAATGATGAGGATTGTCAATGCGTCAAGTACAAGTCCAAGGCGAGGATTCTTCTTGTTGGTTCAGGTGCAGATGAGCAATGTGCTGGCTATGGTAGGCACAGAACGAAATATAGAAGTGGCGG CTGGCGTGCACTAAACGATGAAATGAAATTGGACATGCAGAGAATTTGGAAAAGAAACCTTGGGAGAGATGATCGGTGCATTGCTGACAATGGCAAGGAG GCAAGGTTTCCGTTTCTGGATGAAGATGTTATAAGAATTTTGCTTGGGTTTCCTCTCTGGGAGGTTGCCAACCTTGATCAACCGTGCGGGATAGGAGATAAGAAGATTCTGAGAGGG GTCGCAGAATTGCTTGGTTTGTATGAAGCTGCTTCTCTGCCTAAAAGAGCTATACAG TTTGGTTCAAGAATTGCAAGGGAATCAAACCGAAAGAATTACGGAAGTAACCGTGCAGCAAATCAAGCATCTGCAGGAAGTGCAGTGATTCACAAACGGTTGGACTGA
- the LOC126607418 gene encoding ubiquinone biosynthesis protein COQ4 homolog, mitochondrial-like isoform X2 has protein sequence MLGSARVRLNRWQQVAVAVCSAAGALLDPSRADLIAALGETTGKPAFERVLERMKRSPEGRAILLEQPRVISVNVGYAWDLPENTFGATYAKFMGSRNFSPDDRPPVRFMETDELPYVAMRAREVHDFWHTLFGLPTNLMGESALKVIEFEQMYLPMCLMSVIGGSARFNEKCNR, from the exons ATGTTAGGAAGTGCTCGTGTTCGGCTGAACCGGTGGCAGCAGGTGGCTGTTGCGGTATGTTCAGCTGCGGGTGCATTGCTGGACCCAAGCAGAGCTGATCTCATTGCAGCTCTTGGAGAGACTACTGGGAAGCCTGCATTTGAGAGAGTTCTCGAAAGAATGAAGAGGAGCCCTGAAGGCAGA GCCATACTGTTGGAGCAACCCCGTGTAATATCTGTAAATGTGGGTTATGCATGGGATCTACCAGAAAACACATTTGGCGCCACCTATGCAAAGTTCATGGGATCCAGGAACTTCTCGCCAGATGATCGACCGCCTGTGCGGTTCATGGAGACAGATGAGCTTCCATATGTGGCCATGAGGGCTCGGGAGGTGCACGACTTCTGGCACACGCTTTTTGGCCTTCCGACGAACTTGATGGGGGAGTCAGCACTGAAGGTAATAGAGTTTGAGCAAATGTACCTTCCCATGTGCTTGATGTCCGTCATAGGGGGATCGGCGAGATTCAACG AAAAATGCAACCGATAA